The DNA segment AACTAGGAGAGTTGATGTTCCAGAGGAGAATTGGATGGTACTACTTCAAAATCTTCAGTCGAaagatgttgaatggagagcTTCGTGGATGTTTCCTGGTGAGATTCTTTACCGTTGCGGCAGTTTCGATTAGGTTCCTttattgggaatttggggtgccattggttatgcccccTTGCTTGTGTTAAGGCAATTCGGTTTGAGGCAGTTCGTGCCAGCAACTCATGGGCTAACTCAAAGTGAGTTTGCATATAAAGGAGCCGATTACAAGAAAAGGGTCGGTGAGATCTCTAGCGCTTGGAACAAGACGTGTCGGTTGAAAGGAGTAGCTATTGGCCCTGCTACGACTCCAGAATATGTTGAATGGAGAGgtagaaggattaatgataatattcCTGAGCCAAATATGGAAGGATCTCGACCGATGGAGGAATATCTGCAAGTAATGCCCTcggagttagaaattatgaagcaagaaTTTGAGAGGAAAAATCTGGAGCTCGAGAAAGGAtagcaaagttgaagaaaaaagatgtacttgagtttAGATATTGATGTCTAGAAGATGGAGgtcgaaaaagaaagaaaggataaGAGGAAGATTGAAGAGGATAGAGATGACTTGAAGGAACACTACAAAAAGGCACAGGTATCCTTGAGAAGAGTGAAAATAGGAGGGTCTTCAGATCAGTTGCAGAAAGAGGTCCAAGAAGGAAAGGCTAGAGCTGAGTACTGGGAGAAGAAGTTTCAGGAGATGCAATCGCGGAATTTGGCATTAGAAGAAGAGAATAAAGGGTTGAAGTCTAAAAtaactgagcttggaagatcccttCGTTGGCATCGCAGCCATGATTCTATGGTCGagttaaaagagctaaagagtAAAGTTGAAGATTTGGAAGCAGCATTGCAGGAAGGTAAACTTCAGATCCAGCAACTCGAGACGCAAGGAGATTATCTAAAGGGAGAGCTTCATCAGTCTAGAGGGCAGATTAGAGAAAGGGATCATGTCATGGGAGAAGCCATCgttcagattcgagaggttgctgaataTGTGCAAGACTTGGCAGTACGAGCCGATGTATTGAGTATGATGTGTGGGTCGTCGTCAGACATAGGaagagagttagcccttttattaaaaagagttaaaactttaggcattagggcgaaagcgtacttgtaatccatttatatgtaaagatattctttttctaattaaagttttctaaatgagattgaatcgagattGATGCCTTTgttgcattcatacatttgcattacatcatatcatatgcattcaaggttataaaaagaccctaattaattaAAGTTTCTTTATAAAAGTAGAAAAGAAAAACTGGAAATTacacatccttacggcactcgcactaaaactaagaacatggatcaaaggtttgagcaattacaaaaggatatgcaagaccagttgcaagaGCAGTTGGCTAAAATGCAGAATGAGATGTGGGAGCAAATGATGGAAGCTCAGAGGAATATAATGGCCGAAATGGCTCAGTTACTGAGggccactgataaaggaaaaggtcCTATGGTCATCACTGAAGAGGAAAATGAGGGTTCTCCTCCAGGTTCTACACCGCCGCATGTATCATTGCAAACTgaggcacctcctagaaggccatctaCTACTGTGAGGCCTTAGCATGGGCCAATTGATGCTGGTGTCCATGTAAATTTCCTGGTTGGTTCAGGGCTTAATATGGGTGACAATCTTACTAATCCTCTTGTTCCCGATCTAGATATGGTGGAAAAGGAGGATTTGAAGGCCGAAGCTGCAAGGCAATTGGATGAACGCTGCAGATGGTTAGAAGAAAAGTTCAAGGCTTTGGAAGGTACTGGCAATAATCATGGGGTTGATGCCAAGGACTTAAGTCTGGTCCCAAACCTATTGTTACCTCAtaaattcaaaatgccagaatttgaaaagtacaatggcaCTACTTGCCCAGAGGCCCACATCACAATGTTTTGCAGAAGGATGATGGGGTATGTaaacaatgatcagctgttgatccattgttttcaagatagtttGATAGGAGCGGCAGCcagatggtacaatcagttgagtcgggctagaataagttcatggagggatcttgcacaagccttcatgcaacagtacaaTCATGTAACAGACATGACCCCTGACAGGATTACcctgcaaaacatggagaagaagcctaatgagaattttaggcaatatgcacagagatggagagaggtagcaatGCAGGTTCAACCACCACTGTTGGAGAAGGAGACCactatgttatttattaatactcTGAAAGCCCCATTTATTACTCATATGATTGGAAGCACTACTAAAAGTTTTGCGGACATAGTTATGGCAGGAGAGATGATAGAGAATGCCATAAGAGGGGGAAGAATTGAGGGGGGAGTACCCAAAAGATCAGCCCCaagaagaaaagacaatgaggtaAACAATACAAGTGATTTTAATTCAAAAGCAGTCACAGTTAGCCAGCCCAAAGTAGCCACAGTTGGGCAACAAGGCTCTCAAAAGCAGGAATCCAACACTAGGCATGAGAGGATGCAATTTACGCCTATACCTGTGACGTATAGGGAGCTCTATCAAATTCTATATGATGCGCATGCTATAGCCCCTTTCCATTTAAAACCATTACAACCTCCgtatcctaaatggtatgatgcaaatgccagATGTGAATATCATGCTGGAATATCGGGGCACTCAATCGAGAATTGTACTGGATTTAAGAAAGCCGTAGAGAGGTTGATCAAGAATGGGGTTTTGAAATTTGAGAGTACCTCAAATACTGAGAATCCTTTACCGAACCATGACAATCAGGGAGTAAATGCCATTGGTGAAGCTGgtggaaaaagggaaaaggaaaatgTTGATGAGATAAGGATGCCTATGAAGGTAATCTGGGAGGAGATGATGAAGAGAGGTATGTTGACCTCTAAAAATACGAAAGAAAGAACGTGAGACTACGGTGAGTTCCGTGAAGATTGCTAGGAATTCAAGGCCTTGGTGCAAGGCTTCATAGACAACAAAGAGCTACAGATTTATGAAGGTAGCTCAAGTGAAAAGCAAGTATGTATGCTGGAAAATGAACAGCAAAGAACCAGTAGACCAAGGATCATTATCTCCCTGCCAGGGAATAATGAAATGGGGACACCAGCAGCGTCCAAGGTTATTATCCATACACctactcctttcccttacaaggatagcaagaaAGTACCATGGAGTTATGACTACAGCGTGACGGTGCCGGGAGAAGGAAACATAGTCAGCGCATCTAAAGATGTACGAGATGAAGGTTCCCATATGCGGagtgggaagcgttatgataTGGGGGACGTCAGAGTGGAGCCCACAAAACTCAAGAATgttgaaattgagaaaaagagtgAAGTACCTGTTAACGAGCCAGTGAGGGAGGAGGAAGctaaggaatttctaaagttccttaagcatagtgagtacagtgtggtcgagcagttgcgtaaGTAACCAGCACACATATCAGTTTTGGCCTTACTGCTAAGCTCTGAAGTGCATCGAGAAGCATTGTTGAAGGTACTCAACGAGACATATGTCACTCATGATATATCTGTCAATAAGTTGGACCGGTTGATAAATAACATCAGTGCTGATAATTTTatctacttcaatgatgatgaaattccacctgggggcatagggtcaactAAGGCTTTGCACATCACCACTCGTTGCAAAGGATACACGCTTCCAAGTGTACTCGTTGATAATGGGTCCGCTTTGAACGTCCTTCCATTATCTacattgaacagattacccatcgacagttcgcacatgaagacatgtcataatgtggtaagagcctttgacAGAACTGAAAGGAAAGTAATGGGACGAATTGACATCCCTTTGGTGATTGGAccaaatacatatgaagttgacttcctggtaatggatatcaagccctcctataattgtttgttggggaggccatggatacactcggcaggagcggTGCCTTCTTCactgcaccaaaaattgaagttggTGACAGATGGGCGCTTGATAACCATCAATGCAGAGGACGACATCATAGCAGCCGTCACTAGTAAACCTCCTTATGTAGAGAAAAATGAGAAGGCTATTGAGTGTTCTTTTCGTTCCTTGGAAATTGTTAATGCTACCTTCATTTTGGAGGGAAGTGAGGTGCTGGTTCCCAGAATGTCTAGAGCAACAAGGATGGCCCTGTAAATAATGATGGGGAAAGGAGCATTGCCAGGAAAATGACTAGGAAAACAGTTGCAAGGAGGGATTCAAGTCCCAAAATTGATGGAGAAGAAGGATCGCTTTGGTTTGGGTTTTAAGCTAGACCATAAACAAAAGAGACAGAAGATGGAAAAGCGTCAAGCAAGAAGGAAGGCGCGTTTGAAAGGAGGAGAAGTAGAGTGGGAACTGATGACATTCCCATCTATATCCAAAACCTTTAAGTCAGGAGGGTTGCTGGTAGAAGAGAGTCATCAAATCAATATTGTACATAGTGAGTGGTTTGGATAGGAAAACCTTGAGggtattcgcccttacgaaccggggagctctctaaacaattggactgcagaggATCTTCCTGTGgtctttagaaatttttcagagtaattctcgaaacatgtttattactctagggcctaggagtagtaagattacgtttgtgaaaatagacttatgttcatctattattattcaaataaaacataacttttatcaatttaaaagagtattgctttatttttatcaaccaatattcctttaaattctaacaactcttattcttttattcatagcacataaacgatcattcttaaattcattcattctttgtatattctttcatacccctcacaggtctctagatatcaatgatatgagcactaATACTGTCGCTCCTGATTTCTCttgtgagcaagacatgtgtttagaggagcctcaggattttgaagatttTCAAGATTGTGACGTATCTCTCGATCTATTAAGAATGGTaaaacaggaggagaaacaaatcatgctaCATgaaaaagaggcaatagagaatatagccctagaggaagggaaggaggtgaaaattggaacactgatCTCTAATGACACAAGGCGTAGCTTGATTGAGTTGCTTCAGGAATTCAAGGATATCTTTGCATGGTCTTATCAggatatgcccggattgagtaCTGACATTGTAGTACATCGTCTTCCGATAAGACAAGAATGTAGACCggtccaacagaagttgcgaaggATGCGGCCAGACATTGtcctgaaaataaaagatgaggtcaagaagcagtttgatgcagGATTTTTGCAGGAAATGAAGTactctgaatgggtagctaatattgtACCTGTCCCTAAGAAAGACGGGAAGGTAcaaatgtgcattgattacagagatctaaacaaagcaagcccaaaggaTAATTTTCCTCTGCCACACATCGACAC comes from the Gossypium hirsutum isolate 1008001.06 chromosome A06, Gossypium_hirsutum_v2.1, whole genome shotgun sequence genome and includes:
- the LOC107963114 gene encoding uncharacterized protein, with product MGDNLTNPLVPDLDMVEKEDLKAEAARQLDERCRWLEEKFKALEGTGNNHGVDAKDLSLVPNLLLPHKFKMPEFEKYNGTTCPEAHITMFCRRMMGYVNNDQLLIHCFQDSLIGAAARCTTKSFADIVMAGEMIENAIRGGRIEGGVPKRSAPRRKDNEVNNTSDFNSKAVTVSQPKVATVGQQGSQKQESNTRHERMQFTPIPVTYRELYQILYDAHAIAPFHLKPLQPPYPKWYDANARCEYHAGISGHSIENCTGFKKAVERLIKNGVLKFESTSNTENPLPNHDNQGVNAIGEAGGKREKENVDEIRMPMKEFKALVQGFIDNKELQIYEGSSSEKQVCMLENEQQRTSRPRIIISLPGNNEMGTPAASKVIIHTPTPFPYKDSKKVPWSYDYSVTVPGEGNIVSASKDVRDEGSHMRSGKRYDMGDVRVEPTKLKNVEIEKKSEVPVNEPVREEEAKEFLNSEVHREALLKVLNETYVTHDISVNKLDRLINNISADNFIYFNDDEIPPGGIGSTKALHITTRCKGYTLPSVLVDNGSALNVLPLSTLNRLPIDRAVPSSLHQKLKLVTDGRLITINAEDDIIAAVTSKPPYVEKNEKAIECSFRSLEIVNATFILEGSEVLVPRMSRATRMAL